The following are encoded together in the Streptomyces tsukubensis genome:
- a CDS encoding MFS transporter translates to MTSSPTPAESVGQGIALSSARGRWVLACAVLASGIAMLDGTVVNVALPTIGRDLDASLSTLQWVVSAYMLTLSALLLLGGALGDRLGRRRTLLVGVVWFAVASMLCGIAQDGGTLIAARALQGVGGALLTPGSLALVRATFRPDDQAKAVGAWSGLTGVAGAVGPFLGGWLIDGPGWRWIFLINVPLAAVVVAIAISHVPESRDVSAAGHRFDFLGACLGAAFLAGISYALITAAGASALAVAVPALLGLAAGVAFVLVERRAAAPMLPLGLLRSRLFGVTNVMTLCLYAAIGGILFLLPVQLQNGLGYDALEAGVATLPITLLMLLLSARAGALAQRVGPTLPLAVGPVVAAAGVLLMWRIGPGASYATDVLPAVAVLGLGMSTFVAPLTATVLASVESERAGLASGVNNTAARIAQLLVVAALPLAVGLSDDAYRDPGAVDTAFHRASAVCAGLFLLAALAAALFVRPRVFDRSEGEAPACAPQCRTHVALSAPPLEPGTGSAEGAGGGSTKAAGDG, encoded by the coding sequence ATGACGTCCTCCCCCACCCCCGCGGAGAGTGTCGGCCAGGGGATCGCGCTCAGTTCCGCGCGCGGCAGGTGGGTGCTGGCCTGCGCGGTGCTGGCCTCCGGGATCGCGATGCTCGACGGCACCGTCGTCAATGTCGCCCTGCCCACCATCGGCAGGGATCTGGACGCGTCGCTCTCGACGCTCCAGTGGGTCGTCAGCGCCTACATGCTGACGCTCTCCGCCCTGCTGCTGCTCGGCGGGGCGCTCGGCGACCGGCTGGGCAGGCGCCGCACGCTGCTGGTGGGCGTGGTCTGGTTCGCGGTCGCGTCCATGCTGTGCGGCATCGCGCAGGACGGCGGGACGCTGATCGCGGCGCGGGCCCTGCAGGGGGTGGGCGGGGCGCTGCTCACGCCGGGTTCGCTGGCGCTCGTACGGGCCACGTTCCGCCCGGACGACCAGGCGAAGGCGGTCGGAGCGTGGTCGGGGCTGACCGGGGTGGCAGGGGCGGTGGGTCCTTTCCTCGGCGGCTGGCTGATCGACGGGCCGGGCTGGCGGTGGATCTTCCTCATCAACGTGCCGCTCGCGGCGGTGGTGGTCGCCATCGCGATCAGCCATGTGCCGGAGAGCAGGGACGTCTCCGCGGCCGGCCACCGGTTCGACTTCCTCGGTGCCTGCCTGGGCGCCGCGTTCCTCGCGGGGATCAGCTACGCGCTGATCACGGCGGCCGGCGCGTCGGCGCTCGCGGTGGCCGTGCCCGCGCTGCTCGGTCTCGCCGCGGGGGTGGCCTTCGTGCTGGTCGAGCGGCGGGCGGCGGCGCCCATGCTGCCGCTCGGGCTGCTGCGTTCCCGGCTGTTCGGCGTGACCAATGTGATGACGCTCTGTCTGTACGCGGCGATCGGCGGCATCTTGTTCCTGCTGCCGGTGCAGTTGCAGAACGGTCTCGGGTACGACGCGCTGGAGGCGGGGGTCGCGACCTTGCCGATCACCCTGCTGATGCTGTTGCTCTCGGCCCGAGCGGGCGCTCTCGCGCAGCGTGTCGGTCCCACGCTCCCCTTGGCGGTGGGCCCTGTGGTGGCCGCGGCCGGTGTGCTGCTGATGTGGCGGATCGGTCCGGGCGCCTCGTACGCCACCGACGTCCTGCCGGCGGTCGCGGTGCTCGGGCTCGGGATGAGTACGTTCGTCGCCCCGCTGACCGCGACCGTGCTCGCCTCGGTGGAGTCGGAGCGTGCGGGGCTGGCGAGCGGCGTCAACAACACCGCGGCGCGTATCGCGCAGCTCCTCGTGGTGGCGGCGCTCCCGCTCGCGGTGGGGCTGTCCGACGACGCCTACCGGGATCCTGGCGCCGTCGACACCGCGTTCCACCGGGCCTCGGCGGTCTGCGCCGGCCTGTTCCTCCTCGCCGCCCTGGCCGCCGCCCTCTTCGTACGGCCGCGGGTGTTCGACCGGTCGGAGGGGGAGGCTCCCGCGTGCGCCCCGCAGTGCAGGACGCACGTGGCCCTCTCCGCACCGCCGCTGGAGCCGGGTACCGGTTCGGCGGAGGGCGCCGGCGGTGGTTCGACGAAGGCGGCCGGGGACGGCTGA
- a CDS encoding phosphoketolase family protein: MQEFIYDSTSADEHELPQDELDSLLAHWRAANYLAAGQIYLMDNPLLREELVPEHIKPRLLGHWGTVPGLNLVYTHLSRVARIRGQNALCVWGPGHGGPSVLANSWLEGSYADIHPDVSRDGAGMARLFRQFSFPGGVPSHVAPDVPGSIHEGGELGYSLAHAYGAAFDHPELLVACVIGDGEAETGPLATSWHSNKFLDPVHDGAVLPILHLNGYKIANPTVLARLPQTELYDLLRGYGYRPIEVAGDDPALVHRAMAGAMARAMGRIDEIQARARAGSSTERAHWPVIVLRTPKGWTGPVEVDGVPVEGTWRAHQVPLSEVRTNPDHLRMLRDWMLSYEPEKLFDEDGRPREHVLRCLPEGALRLGSNPHANGGLLLRTLPKPPLEDHAVEVKRRGGSVRSATAVLGHYLAEIMRLTADRRDFRLVGPDETASNRLGGVYAETSKTWQEEILPVDEHLSRDGRVMEVLSEHLCQGWLEGYLLTGRHGVFSTYEAFAHIIDSMANQHIKWLRTARELPWRAPVASLNYLLTSHVWRQDHNGFSHQDPGFIDHVLNKSPEVVRVYLPPDANTTLVVAENVLAGRDNVNVVVAGKQPRFDWLSLEEARAHCARGAGIWEWAGTESAAEPDVVLACAGDVPTLEVLAAAQLLRLHLPELAVRVVNVLDLTRLMPEKEHPHGYSDFDFDALFTRDRPVIFAYHGYPWLIHRLAYRRTVHPHMHVRGYREFGTTTTPFDMVVLNDLDRYRLVMDVIDRVPGLARRAAALRQEMSDVRTRHHAWIRVHGDDLPEVTEWTWEG, encoded by the coding sequence ATGCAGGAGTTCATTTACGACTCCACGTCCGCCGACGAGCACGAACTGCCGCAGGACGAACTCGACTCCCTGCTGGCGCACTGGCGGGCCGCGAACTACCTGGCGGCGGGACAGATCTATCTCATGGACAACCCGCTGCTGCGCGAGGAGCTGGTCCCCGAGCACATCAAACCGCGCCTGCTCGGACACTGGGGTACGGTCCCGGGGCTGAATCTGGTGTACACCCACCTCAGCCGGGTGGCCCGGATCCGCGGGCAGAACGCCCTGTGCGTCTGGGGTCCAGGACATGGCGGCCCCTCGGTCCTCGCCAACTCCTGGCTGGAGGGCAGCTACGCGGACATCCACCCGGACGTGAGCAGGGACGGCGCGGGCATGGCGCGGCTGTTCCGCCAGTTCTCCTTCCCCGGCGGTGTGCCGAGCCATGTCGCTCCCGACGTGCCCGGCTCCATCCACGAAGGCGGGGAGCTCGGGTACTCACTGGCCCACGCGTACGGCGCCGCCTTCGACCACCCGGAGCTGCTGGTGGCCTGTGTGATCGGCGACGGCGAGGCGGAGACGGGGCCGCTCGCCACCTCCTGGCACTCCAACAAGTTCCTCGACCCCGTCCACGACGGCGCCGTGCTCCCGATCCTGCACCTGAACGGCTACAAGATCGCCAACCCGACGGTCCTCGCCAGGCTGCCCCAGACCGAGCTGTACGACCTGCTGCGGGGCTACGGATACCGGCCGATCGAGGTGGCGGGCGACGACCCCGCCCTGGTGCACAGGGCCATGGCGGGAGCGATGGCGCGGGCGATGGGGCGGATCGACGAGATCCAGGCGCGGGCGCGGGCGGGCAGCTCCACGGAGCGGGCGCACTGGCCCGTCATCGTGCTGCGCACCCCGAAGGGGTGGACGGGTCCCGTCGAGGTCGACGGGGTTCCGGTGGAAGGCACCTGGCGGGCGCATCAGGTACCGCTCTCGGAGGTGCGCACCAACCCGGACCACCTCAGGATGTTGCGGGACTGGATGCTGTCGTACGAGCCGGAGAAGCTGTTCGACGAGGACGGCAGGCCCAGGGAGCACGTACTGCGCTGTCTGCCCGAGGGCGCGCTGCGGCTCGGCTCGAATCCGCACGCCAATGGCGGGCTGCTGCTGCGGACGCTGCCGAAGCCGCCCCTTGAGGACCACGCGGTGGAGGTGAAGCGGCGCGGGGGCTCGGTGCGCAGTGCGACCGCGGTGCTCGGCCACTATCTCGCGGAGATCATGCGGCTGACCGCGGACCGCAGGGACTTCAGGCTGGTCGGTCCAGACGAGACGGCGTCGAACCGACTGGGCGGCGTGTACGCGGAGACGTCGAAGACCTGGCAGGAGGAGATCCTGCCCGTCGATGAGCACCTTTCCAGGGACGGCAGGGTCATGGAGGTGCTCTCCGAGCACCTGTGCCAGGGGTGGCTTGAGGGGTATCTGCTGACCGGCCGGCACGGTGTCTTCTCGACGTACGAGGCGTTCGCGCACATCATCGACTCGATGGCCAACCAGCACATCAAGTGGCTGCGTACCGCACGCGAACTGCCGTGGCGCGCGCCGGTCGCCTCCCTCAACTACCTGCTCACGTCGCATGTGTGGCGCCAGGACCACAACGGTTTCTCGCACCAGGATCCCGGCTTCATCGACCACGTGCTCAACAAGAGTCCCGAGGTGGTCAGGGTCTATCTGCCGCCGGACGCCAACACGACCCTGGTCGTCGCGGAGAACGTGCTGGCGGGCAGGGACAACGTCAACGTGGTCGTCGCGGGCAAGCAGCCCAGGTTCGACTGGCTGTCCCTGGAGGAGGCGCGCGCGCACTGTGCCAGGGGCGCCGGTATCTGGGAGTGGGCGGGGACGGAGTCGGCGGCGGAGCCCGACGTGGTGCTCGCCTGCGCCGGGGACGTGCCGACGCTGGAGGTGCTGGCGGCGGCCCAGTTGCTCCGACTTCATCTGCCGGAGCTGGCGGTGCGGGTGGTGAACGTGCTCGACCTGACGCGGCTGATGCCGGAGAAGGAGCATCCGCACGGCTACTCCGACTTCGATTTCGACGCGCTGTTCACCCGCGACCGGCCGGTGATCTTCGCCTACCACGGCTACCCCTGGCTCATCCACAGGCTGGCCTACCGCCGCACCGTCCATCCGCACATGCACGTGCGGGGCTACCGGGAATTCGGGACCACCACCACCCCGTTCGACATGGTCGTCCTCAACGATCTGGACCGCTACCGGCTGGTCATGGACGTGATCGACCGGGTCCCCGGTCTCGCGCGGCGCGCGGCGGCGCTCCGCCAGGAGATGTCGGACGTCAGGACCAGGCACCACGCCTGGATCCGGGTCCACGGCGACGACCTGCCCGAGGTCACCGAGTGGACGTGGGAGGGCTGA
- a CDS encoding NmrA/HSCARG family protein translates to MKVAVLGATGGQGGAVVTALLQAGRSVRAVVRDPAGTRARALASAGAEVVRGSLLDADSLADAFRGTDAAYAVTTPFEDGLEAEKAQGVAIVDAAAKAALPHLVMASVASADRETGIPHFETKAHTEKILAASGLPATVVAPTYFYDNVFAEIQEVADGEMTMALPPDTPLQQVARRDLGRVVAAVIADPGRWTGRRIEVAGDDPTPTQMTRAVGQTAGGTVTYRQIPLEDLLRAGPDMGAMYAYLTLTGYQVDIPALHAAFPDIPWISFPDWAAEQHWPVPVG, encoded by the coding sequence ATGAAGGTCGCGGTACTGGGTGCAACCGGGGGACAGGGAGGCGCCGTCGTCACCGCGCTCCTCCAGGCCGGCCGTTCCGTGCGCGCGGTGGTGCGTGATCCCGCTGGGACGAGGGCCCGCGCACTGGCCTCGGCCGGCGCGGAAGTCGTCAGGGGCTCACTGCTCGACGCGGACTCCCTGGCGGACGCGTTCCGGGGGACGGACGCGGCCTACGCCGTCACCACTCCGTTCGAGGACGGCCTTGAGGCGGAGAAGGCGCAGGGCGTGGCGATCGTGGACGCCGCCGCGAAGGCGGCTCTCCCCCACCTCGTGATGGCCTCCGTGGCCAGCGCGGACCGTGAGACGGGGATCCCGCACTTCGAGACGAAGGCCCACACGGAGAAGATCCTCGCCGCCTCGGGACTGCCCGCCACCGTGGTCGCGCCCACCTACTTCTACGACAACGTCTTCGCCGAGATCCAAGAGGTCGCCGACGGCGAGATGACCATGGCGCTTCCCCCGGACACCCCGCTCCAGCAGGTCGCCCGGCGAGATCTGGGCCGGGTCGTCGCCGCGGTCATCGCCGATCCCGGTCGCTGGACGGGACGCCGCATCGAGGTGGCGGGCGACGACCCGACCCCCACGCAGATGACACGGGCGGTCGGACAGACGGCGGGCGGCACGGTGACGTACCGGCAGATTCCCCTGGAGGACCTACTGAGGGCCGGACCCGACATGGGAGCGATGTACGCGTACCTGACGCTGACCGGCTATCAGGTCGACATCCCCGCGCTGCACGCCGCCTTCCCCGACATTCCGTGGATCTCCTTCCCCGACTGGGCCGCCGAGCAGCACTGGCCCGTACCCGTCGGCTGA
- a CDS encoding DsbA family protein, translating to MIPANTTGPGGTVVTYRGAGTGPVLSVYADLRCPYCKRMEHGLGLVMEEAADSGRLTIEYHFATIIDDAAGGSGSLRSLAALGAAADEGEKPFVQYQRVLYADQPPEDQDAFAETGTLLRLAGEVRDLDTPSFREKVTEGAFLPWARKVSTAFSQSDVSSTPTVLLDGAPVEVLNPMGYAVTPEAFLAQLPR from the coding sequence ATGATCCCAGCGAACACGACAGGTCCCGGCGGCACCGTCGTCACCTACCGGGGAGCGGGCACGGGCCCGGTGCTCAGCGTCTACGCGGACCTGCGGTGTCCGTACTGCAAGCGCATGGAGCACGGGCTCGGCCTGGTCATGGAGGAGGCCGCTGACAGTGGCCGGCTGACCATCGAATACCACTTCGCGACCATCATCGACGACGCGGCGGGCGGCAGCGGTTCACTGCGCTCACTCGCCGCCCTCGGTGCGGCGGCCGACGAGGGGGAGAAGCCGTTCGTGCAGTATCAGCGGGTGCTCTACGCCGACCAGCCCCCCGAGGACCAGGACGCCTTCGCCGAGACCGGCACCCTCCTGAGGCTCGCGGGGGAAGTGAGGGATCTGGACACTCCGTCGTTCCGCGAGAAGGTCACCGAGGGCGCGTTCCTGCCGTGGGCGCGCAAGGTATCCACGGCCTTTTCGCAGAGCGATGTCTCCAGCACCCCGACCGTCCTGCTGGACGGGGCGCCGGTGGAGGTGCTCAACCCCATGGGGTACGCCGTCACACCCGAGGCGTTCCTCGCCCAGTTGCCGCGCTGA
- a CDS encoding DUF1275 family protein, with the protein MTITSGQDAGGRAGPDEARDPAPALRSRLALLGLSFASGAVDALAIVALGGAFAGVMTGNLIFLGAAAAGESPEGVWSPAAALCGYLVGTAVATPFARRGPASRRSGPQRAHDPWPWPIVALIGVEGALLVAVASVWAVLGEDLGNPWRCVLVAALALAMGVQATAILSLGPAGAPTTFFTSTLTTLFMGLSGARRGSVDPWAAARLVCLVAGASAAVLVRDRVSGWAAVLPAALVVAVAVTMVVRPRPHRSARS; encoded by the coding sequence ATGACGATCACGAGCGGCCAGGACGCCGGAGGCAGGGCAGGGCCGGATGAGGCGCGCGATCCCGCACCGGCGCTTCGGAGCAGGCTGGCCCTGCTGGGTCTGAGTTTCGCCTCGGGCGCCGTGGACGCGCTGGCCATCGTGGCCCTCGGCGGCGCCTTCGCCGGTGTCATGACCGGCAACCTGATCTTCCTGGGAGCCGCCGCCGCGGGCGAGAGCCCCGAGGGTGTCTGGTCCCCGGCGGCCGCGCTGTGCGGCTACCTGGTGGGCACGGCCGTGGCCACCCCGTTCGCGCGCCGAGGACCGGCCTCGCGGCGGAGCGGGCCGCAGCGCGCCCACGACCCGTGGCCCTGGCCGATCGTGGCCCTCATCGGTGTGGAGGGAGCGCTGCTGGTAGCGGTCGCCTCGGTCTGGGCGGTGCTCGGCGAGGACCTTGGAAACCCCTGGCGCTGCGTGCTGGTGGCCGCGCTGGCCCTGGCCATGGGGGTGCAGGCGACGGCGATCCTGTCGCTGGGACCCGCGGGCGCGCCCACGACCTTCTTCACCAGCACTCTGACGACTCTTTTCATGGGGCTGAGCGGCGCCCGCCGCGGCTCCGTCGACCCCTGGGCCGCCGCCCGCCTGGTCTGCCTGGTGGCGGGGGCCTCAGCGGCGGTACTGGTCCGCGATCGGGTGAGCGGCTGGGCAGCGGTCCTTCCCGCGGCACTGGTCGTGGCGGTAGCGGTAACGATGGTGGTACGGCCCCGGCCTCACAGGTCCGCCAGGAGCTGA
- a CDS encoding MFS transporter — MAAPRARQPGDRPDEDPPDSGGDLARQPADRPDKDPPDSGRDPGGSGREPGGPGDGRGRPPRAPEGAEPDPRRWKALAVCLVAGFMTLLDVSIVNVALPSIREGLSTPESDLQWVVSGYALAFGLFLIPAGRVGDARGRRWMFMFGLTLFTLSSAACGAAQTSTWLVIARLVQGVAGGLISPQISALIQQMFSGRERGKAFGLFGTVVGISTAVGPLLGGLLIQAIGPDEGWRWVFYVNLPLGVVCLVLARRLLPYTPSAGAVTLRRLDPFGVLLLGAGVLALLLPFVQSQQWHGNTKYLLVVVAAVLLAGFVRWEARLTARGGEPVMDLSLFRVRSYWLGCLLILLYFAGFTSIFFVTTLYLQSGLHYTALQAGLAITPFALGSGAAAGLGGKLVHRFGRPLVAIGLTMVAIGLAGTAFAVHQVPGRGAGWAMLVPLLVAGLGSGLVIAPNQTLTLSEVPVVSAGSAGGTLQTGQRVGSAVGIAAVGSVFFARVSEGGWASAYDHGLIISVAFVVAALIVAVADMGAGRRERRAAQPTGG; from the coding sequence GTGGCAGCCCCCCGCGCGCGTCAGCCAGGAGACCGGCCGGACGAGGATCCACCGGACTCCGGCGGAGACCTCGCGCGTCAGCCGGCAGACCGGCCGGACAAGGACCCACCGGACTCCGGCCGAGACCCTGGCGGTTCCGGCCGAGAACCCGGCGGCCCCGGCGACGGACGAGGGCGCCCCCCGCGGGCGCCCGAGGGCGCGGAGCCCGACCCCCGCCGCTGGAAGGCCCTCGCCGTCTGCCTCGTGGCGGGGTTCATGACCCTGCTCGACGTCTCCATCGTCAACGTCGCCCTGCCGTCGATCCGCGAAGGGCTGAGCACCCCGGAGTCCGACCTCCAATGGGTGGTCTCCGGCTACGCCCTCGCCTTCGGCCTCTTCCTGATCCCGGCAGGACGCGTCGGCGACGCCCGCGGCAGGCGCTGGATGTTCATGTTCGGCCTCACCCTCTTCACTCTCTCCTCCGCGGCCTGCGGAGCGGCGCAGACCAGCACGTGGCTGGTCATCGCCCGGCTGGTGCAGGGGGTGGCGGGCGGACTGATCTCGCCGCAGATCTCCGCCCTCATCCAGCAGATGTTCTCCGGGCGCGAACGGGGCAAGGCCTTCGGCCTGTTCGGGACCGTGGTCGGTATCTCCACCGCGGTCGGCCCGCTCCTCGGCGGGCTGCTGATCCAGGCGATCGGCCCGGATGAGGGCTGGCGCTGGGTCTTCTACGTCAACCTGCCGCTCGGCGTCGTCTGTCTCGTCCTGGCGAGGCGGCTGCTCCCGTACACCCCCTCGGCCGGGGCGGTGACCCTGCGCAGGCTCGACCCCTTCGGTGTCCTGCTGCTCGGCGCGGGCGTCCTGGCTCTGCTGCTGCCGTTCGTCCAGTCTCAGCAGTGGCACGGCAATACGAAGTACCTGCTGGTGGTCGTCGCGGCGGTGCTGCTCGCCGGTTTCGTGCGGTGGGAGGCGCGGCTCACCGCGCGGGGCGGGGAACCCGTCATGGATCTGAGCCTGTTCCGGGTGCGGTCCTACTGGCTCGGCTGTCTCTTGATCCTGCTGTATTTCGCCGGATTCACCTCCATCTTCTTCGTGACCACGCTCTACCTCCAGAGCGGACTGCACTACACGGCGCTCCAGGCCGGCCTCGCGATCACGCCCTTCGCGCTCGGCTCGGGAGCCGCCGCCGGGCTGGGCGGCAAGCTCGTCCACCGCTTCGGCAGGCCACTCGTCGCCATCGGGCTCACCATGGTCGCCATCGGCCTCGCGGGAACCGCTTTCGCCGTGCACCAGGTGCCCGGCAGGGGCGCGGGCTGGGCGATGCTGGTGCCGCTGCTCGTGGCCGGCCTCGGCAGCGGACTCGTGATCGCCCCCAACCAGACCCTGACCCTCTCCGAGGTCCCCGTCGTCAGCGCAGGCAGCGCCGGCGGCACGCTCCAGACGGGGCAGCGGGTGGGCTCGGCGGTGGGTATCGCCGCGGTGGGTTCCGTCTTCTTCGCACGGGTGAGCGAGGGGGGCTGGGCATCGGCCTACGACCACGGCCTCATCATCTCCGTCGCCTTCGTCGTGGCCGCGCTGATCGTCGCCGTCGCCGACATGGGCGCGGGCCGCAGGGAGCGCCGGGCCGCACAGCCGACCGGGGGATGA
- the ykgO gene encoding type B 50S ribosomal protein L36, with the protein MKVRNSLRSLKNKPGAQIVRRHGRVYVLNREDPRQKARQG; encoded by the coding sequence ATGAAGGTACGCAATTCACTTCGCTCGCTGAAGAACAAGCCGGGCGCCCAGATCGTCCGCAGGCACGGCAGGGTGTACGTGCTCAACCGCGAGGACCCCAGGCAGAAGGCGCGCCAGGGCTGA